The genomic segment ACAGGTGCACACTGTAACATAAATCTGAATATCTACTTATATTTGCAGGCAAATTCATTGCATAAACTTATACCAGACATTCATATTCTCAATATTTCCTGAGATATTAGTATTGTTTAGTAATGTACCGGTGTATGAATATCCTGATTTACTAAATAAGATATTTATTCCATATGAAATAGCCCGTGCAATTGTGTAAGTCACTCTTACATTTTTCGTTTGCATTTCATTTTCCATACATTGCAAAAGATATGATGCAAATCCCCGACCTCGATACTCAGGCAAAGTAGCAAAATCAGTCATTTCTGCATTTTGTGACTTGATATCCATTTCAGAAGATGATAATGAAACAATTTCATCATCTTTCCATATACCAAAATAGACTATATTTTCTTTCATTGTTTTTTCAATATAATTAATATCGTGTATGGGAAATGGATATGTTTCAAATACATTTTTATAAATATCGACTATTTTGTTTGCATCTGATCTTTCACAGATCTTATAATAACATTCAGACGAAATCTCACTATTTATCGGACTTTGAGCTTTTGATAGTGCCATATTGACGATTTTCTCAATCTTAGCATCTTTTTCATCCTGATTTGATAATTCATATCGATATTTGCTCATAAAAAAGACATTCTTGCTGCC from the Methanosarcinales archaeon genome contains:
- the ablB gene encoding putative beta-lysine N-acetyltransferase, whose amino-acid sequence is MNDLITNIGKSIIQHGKFNDRIYLMKLINDDIPNLIYDLEKLASSEDYSKIIAKVPAFAKDVFMDNGYIVEAHIPDFFNGSKNVFFMSKYRYELSNQDEKDAKIEKIVNMALSKAQSPINSEISSECYYKICERSDANKIVDIYKNVFETYPFPIHDINYIEKTMKENIVYFGIWKDDEIVSLSSSEMDIKSQNAEMTDFATLPEYRGRGFASYLLQCMENEMQTKNVRVTYTIARAISYGINILFSKSGYSYTGTLLNNTNISGNIENMNVWYKFMQ